Within the Epinephelus lanceolatus isolate andai-2023 chromosome 22, ASM4190304v1, whole genome shotgun sequence genome, the region CACGGCCGCCTGATCGATACATTCGATCGGTTTCGAGGCCGGTTATTGTTCGGGTCTTTACCTCACAGTCGTAGAGGTCCGTTAGCTGGTCGATAATCCACTCCTCCAGGTTCAGTCTCTTCCTCAGCTCCTTACGGTCGTATTTGACGGTTACGCGTCCCTGCTTCCGAACGGGTGTCTCCGGTTCCTCCGTGGTGCCGGCCGGCGTCTGGAAATACACCCGGGGTTGAGGGCTCGTCTCCGGGCTTGTTACAGCAGCCATGGTCGCTCGGTtaggggaaaagaaaaaaatcgcCCCCGGGAGGTGTGGAAGTGTGAACGGGGCGACGGAGAGGAGGCGAAGCGGTGTGTGGACGTCGCTTCTCCGCACTGAAAAATCCCGACTGATAAATGAGTGACTTGGAATCCCCCCGAAGAAGAAACAACGTTGGACCTGATGCTTTTGTTGTCCAAAGAAAAATCGCTCAGAGGGACATTGGCAGCAGCCGGCCGCTTCCACAACACAAAAGACGAGCGAGGGTTACGATGAAACGTAAAGTGTAACCGGCTTATAAGGCTATTTACAGCATGCAAACTCTGCTTATATAAAAAGAGAGGTGCGCGGTGGCGGAGCCGGCCTCAACTCTTCATTCAGTACAAAGAGAAATCACacgtctttctctctgtccccaCGAGAGGTGCGTGCGCGCTCTCTGGCTGGACTCGAGCGCATCCGACGTAGAgcgactaaaaaaaaaaagaaaaagcaaatgttgattttttttttccaactttgaAAACCAGCTCACTCccccttttctcctcttttctcaaACACATCCCCCCTCTTTCCCTTAATTTTCACATGTGGCCCCCTGGAGCCCAGTGCCCTCATGTTGACTCAGTTAAACTCACTTGGCACAAGAGGAATATGCTCTACTGCAAGCATTatcacatttaaacagcaaagACAGATATTTTATTGTCTGTATGCTCTTATCCCACTTTTAAAAACTAAACTCCTTCTCCACAGTGGTCTATTCAGGCCTATTCAATAGCCCAACCCTTGACCAactttttgactttttaaatgaCCTATTATCAGTGCCGTACCcagcacatttggtgccctaggTGCCCTGGGCAAGTTTCATCTGTCCCCCCCATAAAAAACACatgttgtagtagtagtagttgctTTACATGATTGTATTTATAACAAGAGCTATCTAACAAGAAAAACTAAACTgacaaacaacaataataaataccataaaacttctaaaacttttactagcctggtgtgcacattaaatgtgcacaaataaaTGCCTATCTTAATTagacacctggtctggttgccaagcagtttatttttataatatttcttttgatttataaaaccagtttgcacatacaaatatagaggtttaaacttttgtcaataagaagatgctacacatcgttcaaataaacaatttgatagTTTTTCATCATCTtagctgagcaacagttttgctCAAAGGGAATTAAAGGCCTCTCCCATGTAGATGCCATTCCCAGTTATAAGCCTGTTGACTTAAGTGATTtgagcaaataatagcccgggctattaattgaagttttcattttttattactCTAATGTATTCCACATAAACTCCACTCCCTTATGttcatttttttgagtgtctaaataaataaatatatagataATGGCAATATTTTGTCATTGTGCTCACCATCAGAGGCAAACTGTATACAATACTACGCTCGCAGTGCATTGTGCAACACTTTGTCCTTACACAGTATTTACACAACTACGGTTTAACTACTTTAAACACTTGGTATTTGAATGCTCATTTGACTAGTTCATAACAATATCTCCTCTGGAATGTGTGAAATGTATACAGGCAAAATTTCACACCTCGATTTCACAGTTTATCACAAGATAAGCCTATGATTCACAGTTTACAAGTATGATTATTGTATGCTTTCCATGTTTGCTAAATTTAGCTATTCTCTTCTAAGCTTAATTTAAGAGGAAAGCAGCTCGTTTTTCTAGTTTCGGTTCAGTTTTGGAGTTTAACTTTTACGCTTCATCAGAGATAAAAACCACTGGAGGTGTTCCATTAACAGGAAACCAGTCCCATTTTTTCACAGCCTGTCCATTGTGTTGTCACAGCAGGGAACCCCACACCCCGGCCAGGCTGGTTAATAACAAGAGTTTTAATAATAATAGGAGTGTGAAGTGAAGGGGGAGGTAGAGAGAAGGAGAGCAAATTCATAATGTCTGACTCCCTCTTTTGGAGTGTTTATGGGGGTGTTCACATCTGTCAACATGCTCATattggtgcgtgtgtgtgtgtgtggtgctggCCCAAGCAGCCATTTCAGAGACAACCATGGCAACAAGACATAAAAACGTGAATTATTCAGTGAGCATGTCTGAAACTTACAGTTGAGTAAGCACAGACAGaccaacacacactcatacacaaatGGTAACTGAAACAATCACGTGTGCTTGCATATAAAAatacccccacacacacacacacacacatagtcatGCAGTCGCTGctacacaaaaacacttggcaCAACCCAAATGTGTCACCtggtaaaacaataaaatgcataTGCAGACTCGCTGTGTACATCAGTGCCATTACACAGGCTAAGTGGACTTGCAAGACCTGTCAGTGATATTTGGGTCTTTTCCACTTCATGTCAGACACAGACCTCTGGAGAGGAAGTCGgtataatgttagcatgcaacattgacactgtggtggcctCGGGGAGAGTGAACCGTATTAGGCCAGTATATatggtatgatacatgtgtgagAAAACGTCATGAGCTCAAATAATCTCACTAAGAACCTCAAGCTTGCAAACAGCCATAAAACTGAGTTTATTAGATTGTATAGTGAATGCCCCTGGGCTTAAGCACTGTGGGAGACCTATACATGACACAGATCCGCTACTGCCTTACACTTATGTAACTGCAGTGTTGATCAGTCCATGGCTCCACGGTGACATAGTTTTGTCCTATGAGCAGCTTGTCAGCTCCTTCATTTAACTAAAGTTCTTTTTCTTGCGCGGACATTGTGACCTTTGAGAACTGGCAGCCACAGGGGTGGAGTAGGTTTTCAGATCCTTTACTAAAGATAAAGCAGCAATACTGcaatctgaaaaataaaaactaaactagtCTCCAATCATTTGAGTGAAGTGCTGCAAAGGCATGTACAGTAAGAACATAAGTGAAAGAAACAAATCCCGTGGTCTACTCTCAGTCTCAAGTTCCTCTTTAGTGTGCAACCATACAGAATGTTAACCCGTGTAGCTCATACTGTACAGCTTGACACAGTGAACCAGACTCTCACCTactatttatgtatgtatttatttggacTCATGAAGCTTCATATAGAGAACTGCTCTCAGAAATACAGACCTCTTTTTCTTACAAGGAGCCAGGACAGGAAGTCATCCGCCCACAAGGGGGAGCTGTCGAGCCGTTTCCTCTGAGATGTCAGCTCTGTAATAAACAACCTGGAGTGTTTTGTGTCAGTACATTTGTTTTCACCTACTCATTGCACACTTTTTTCCATAAGTAAGAATAAGGTTACACTTTGTTTATGATTGTAGACACTTTCTTGTTACTATATCCTTCTATCAcaaggaggtcagaggtcagagttAACTACATCCAACACACCTAGACCACACCAGAATGTGTGACATCATACATTTCAATTGTTAATTGACATATAACATGATGGATGAaacaaatagaaataaatactTAAACATATGAAGTCAGCAGGGCTGGACCTAAGGCCAGCTTCCCCTGGTGCCCCCTCCCCATAttgcatttcttcttcttcttcttcttcttctgtcttattatcattattattattattattattagtagtagtagtagtagtagtagtagtagtattaacAAACCAACACAAATAACTTAGGTAACAACAAATTCAAAGAATATGGTTTGTGCAAATTTGTTACTTAAGTTGtattgttttactttgtttgtttgtttgtttgtactgCCCCTGGATGGCTTTTgccttttaattttctcttattCTAATGCTGTCGACATACACTCCCTTGTGTTTGATTGTCCCAAGTGTATTGTAAAATACTTTGATTTAAAAAGTGTCTTGTATTATACTCTATTCTGTGATTTCCATCTTCTTCACTGTCATTGTTTTAGAATGGAATCcaaatctgtctgtctcttagTCTTGCTTTAGCCTATGTTATTTGTAAGTGGTGTGCTACTGTATACACAGTGGGTTTACCCTGATTCACTTGTGCAAATACACTTAACACAGACTGCTGTGGTTGACAGGTGTGCACACACTCAGGTAGCCTACACCCCCGTTCTCACAACAGAGGACAACTGACTGACGCAGACTTTAAACTAGTGCACTCACATTCCTAACTGTTGCACAATCCACCCAGCACTGCGCAAAGGGGAGGGTAGTGTTGCCATGcaaccactagatggcagtatAGTATAATCCTatactgccatctagtggcagtataATCCtatactgccactagatggcagtatAGGATTATATTGCAGACGTGGTGATGGCGTACAAATCTTGGGTTCAGTCCCCCATGTGGAGCATTTCCATGCTGCAGGCTGTGGGGATTGACAGCTGGAGCGAATCTCATTTGGACAGAGTGGACTGTGATGAATGGAACTATCATGAAAGATACTTTGGTTCTCAGTCATCACATCCATCTGCGTTGTCTATGAATGCCTCTTCTGGGGGAAAACTGTAATCAGCACTTTGCTCACATGCCCACACCATAGCTCTTTCTCCACAATAACCATGCAGTGTTATGGAGACAGATGGGTCCAGTCTCCAGTGAACTGTCAGCGACTTCAGGCCAAACTCTCTGCAGTGCTGTGGAGGGTAATCTGATCAAGCTTTTATTGCCACTGTTGACTGAGTCAGGCCTTTCTTATTAAAActggtgtgtgtactgtacatgcttgtgtgtttctgtgcgtgcaaatgtgtgggtgtgtgtggagaggggGCAGTGTGTGGTGAGACAGTGAATATGCCTGTGTGTCTTCATACAATGTGTCTTTGTGAGTCCTTGGCTTTGCGTTGGAGAGAAAGATCTGGCTGTTactagaaagagagagagagagagagagagagagagagagagagaaagagagagaggaggagagagaggggagtggTTGGGGGTCTTCCCTTTCTCCACAACATCTTTTCCATGTGTCTCTGTCCTTCACTTTGTTCCATTTTTAACCTCTGTTGTCCCTCTTTTGTCTCTTTTCATAACCCTCTTTATTACCAGGCCATTATGAGTTctccttttattttcttctggcagCCTACACTTATTCCAAACTCTGCAGCCGTCCTGCCTCCCTGTGGCCCTTCTCTCACTCTTTCTtacttactttatttatttgtttccaACACTTGCGTGCCACTGTATGTGAAAGGTAATAAGGAAAGACTAAACTCGGCTTCCTTGTCAAACTGAGCACAAAAGAGTGAATACCTGAACATGATAAGATCTCACGTTCATCCTGTTACATTTCCCATGAATGTAAAATATCTTTGTCCCTACTCCCCTCCTTCGCCCATAAAtcctcttattttgttttttttttcaaattgaatGATCCTCCCTTCACTCTGCTTGTCCTCTTTTGCTCCCATTTCTGTCTCAGCTTTACCCCTTACTTTAGTGGTCTTATGGAGAGGGCTTGTGAGGACACTGCAGCTGTTTTGATGCAGCCCAACCAGTAGTTGTCAGGACATGTCACTGAAAACCAAAAATTCTAACCTGCTGGTGGGGCTAGAGGAAACACCAGGGTGTCATTTAAGGCTACATTGTCTTTTTACCCCTtttcccaccaaaattagcactttttttttttaaatgtgggaaAACCAGCTAAAAATTGGCAATAGACTGCTTTCCCCATTGCCATTAGACCAGAGGGGTGTATtgctttatcttttatttacttatgtCGCATTCAATGTCCAAAACGAGCCAGAAAACAGGGTTagaaacagtagaaagcagcacgGGGGCTGGTAAAGATGTTACAGCGGTTACTTAAGTCTCTTTGAGACTCGCTACTGACTAATTTTAAACAATGTAAAGTGCTGCTTGGTTGGAGCCATTTGGTATGTTGTTGAGGCCCGTTATTGCATCGCATCGGAAAAAGGTCGAGAATTAGTACATTCATGAGGGTGTCATATTTCCATTGACATTGATTGGAGCCAGTCAGTGCTGGAGCTGCTAAATACCTATGCCTACTGCAAAGTCATTTATCTGGGAATGAATGCCAAATGTAACTTTCCTCATCAaacacaaaagccagatgtttgtgggtgtttgtgtttcttcatccagtaaaaaaaaagcgGCTTatggttcatcctctggggaccatgaatgtctgtaccccATTTCATGGCAACCCATCTGATAGTTGTTAGTCTAGAACAAAGTTGGGGagtgacagacaaaaacaaaaactcaaaaCCACCCCTCATACACTCCACAGACACAaactccaaacacacacagtcactaaGTTTTAGTGTGGACACAGTTGTGACTTCTAGAAAGCAGGGCCACGGAACCCTCACCAGGGGTAGATCTATTCCTGTTACAGTTAGAGAACCTCCTGCGTGAGAGAGCTGACTGGACAGGAGTCAGAAATGTACTGGGGAGCCAAAGCATTCAGAAGAAATATGAGGTTGATTCTgaggagaaacaaaaaacaaaaagcctgCTCATCTACATTTACTCTTTCTTCAGAGTGCAATATGTGTTATTGcctattttcatatttattcagATGAGCAGCTTGCACATCATGTCGCATTAACCAATGGAAGCTGGACACCTGTTGGAATGAGAGAGCAGGAGATAAGGGAAAAAcacaaaggaggagagagggaatgtTTTTATCTTGGACGGAGAGACCTAAAGAGAGATTGTGTTTGTAAAACGAGAGACAGAGTGGTGAATGGAGGGAGAAGGCTGTCTATTGACACCACAGGTGCCTGCACTTCAAATGCAGCCTTCAACACAACATGGTCTGGCTCGAAGGaagtgcatttgtgtgtattaGTGTGCATGCATTTTATTATGCACCATAGAAACATAATATCCCCGCTTATGCCGTGCTGCTGAAAGGATGCATATGCATGTGCCCATTTTCtatttgtttgttgtcatttgAGAGGtcatgtgtgcgtgcatgtgtctgtgtgtggtgaTTCAAGATCAGATTAATCAAGTCCACCTGGACTCAGTTACGGCCcagactcaaacacacacagctcagatatacaaagacacacacacacaactacatCAATGTCAATCTGTCTAGCTGCTGAATTGTTTAACAGTCTATCTCCCATTGGATGTGTGCACCTCTTCGTGGTCATGTAACACTGGCACCAGCACTTTCTAGAGACAAATATGGACTCTGTGTTCATGACAGATTATT harbors:
- the ppp1r14bb gene encoding protein phosphatase 1, regulatory (inhibitor) subunit 14Bb; its protein translation is MAAVTSPETSPQPRVYFQTPAGTTEEPETPVRKQGRVTVKYDRKELRKRLNLEEWIIDQLTDLYDCEEEAIPELEIDVDELLDMPSDVERGARVKDLLVDCFKPTEDFISELLDKIRGMQKLSTPQKK